CGATAAAAGGAAAGCCCACCATTGTGTCACTGAAAAGATACTCAATTTTCTTTAAAGAACAGTTTAATTTGACGTATtaattaccatttttttttttttttttcttacgacaGAAAATAATCTTTCGGACCTTGAACTATAATCGTCGACCTTTCTTAAATCACTATAGATAAACAGTGAATTTCTAAATCAAACATCAAAATAAGATATGACACTGACCGcagaatgataataaaatctTCATATCTAAATGTTCACAATGTATTGTTTTAAGGTGCCAGTTTATCAGCTCTATCTTTTAATGATCTTAAATCATATGAATAGGACTGAGTTTAACAGATGGGGGATTCAAGTTTTGGTATGGAGATGAATCCATTCGAAAATCAGACGGCTTTTGGTACGTCTGAGttagaattatttcaatcctAGCAGCAATTgggaaaatacaaaattgcaGTTCATAGATATTTCGGATCTTCAATTAGGACGGTTCCGTGTTCACGATTGATTGTGATTCGCCGGAAAATCATTATAATCGGACCACAGAGCTGATTTGTAGTATCGCAGTTGCCTAGAAGCCTTCCTGCCTCCCATATAACGACAAACTCGTGATAACGCTGGAGTGTCACTGTTGTAACAATCCCGCAAAACCGCGTACAGCAATCATATTTAACCGTAAGCATTGACAATGAgggttaaaaatgaaaaaagtatcggTTCACTTGCGTATGTTGAAGTTAAACTTAATTCACACCGGGACGCGACTAATAGTCCGAAAACTATAAGTAAGAATGCGGCCATTCAATGTTGGCATTGAGGACAATGCATGCGATAGCTGTTATAAAGAATATCAAAGAAGCGCGAAGCCTCAAGTTGTgcatcgaaattattttccaccGTAAGTAAGCTAAGTGAGGTCAAAATGCACAAGTTACAGCATAGCTagttcacattatttcaataggaaattgtatatttttcgtCGTGCGGTACATACGATAATGAGGTGGGACTTTCCCACATCCTATACCAAGTAGCATGAACGCGTAATACAAATATTCGTCAGACTTTGGTTGAAAGAAGCTATCGTCCAGCATTGTTATCAGGAGTTACGTGTCGAAACTGTACAATGCGACAATTATACTGTTTTAGATTTTATCCAGAACAGATAGCATGAGAGGAGactattaattattttcagacaGTTTGAATTTCATTAGAATAGCCGTGATTGTGCAAATTTCATCTAACCCAAGCAATCTGGGAAATCGAATTATAAAAGAAGATGCGATGATTagattgtaaaatttgtatCTTACCATCGCCGTCTGTCAACCAGTCAGAAACTCTGAAGAAAATTGGGATTGACGGTAGTTCCGTATCCCTCAAAAGTAGGACTGCACTAACAAAAGTGGTGACAAGACAGAATCCTACAGTGCACATCAGAGTGCACATCAGAGCTATGGACTGCCACGTTGAAAGCAAAGAGCGCCATTGTGtcactgaaaaaatatttctgattaatgaaatttatttacctACACGTTTGCACAAACCAACTGGTAAATTGGTGTTCATGTTTGCTAACTGCAGTACTGCTCACTAATGTTAATACTCACTGCACCAGGCTCCAATGCTCTAAAATCGTTGGAGAATGGTGACAAAATACATGGATACAGACTATCGGATTGGGTATCAATATTCACCTTTACGGTCGTCCTGTACGTTTTGCGGGTCTACCGGTTTCGTAGAAGTTTTCAAGTCTTCATGCTTCGGAACTTTCTCTCCAGACTCAGAGAACTCTTCGCCAAGTCCGTCATCGGATACAGTAGACTTTGCGTACACAATTTGTTTGATCGTAACGGGTCCCTggtaaaatgttttatttccaATGTGAACATTAGTCGAATCTTTAACGCACACGTCGCCAAAAGCTGGTGCATCGCTGATAGGAAGCAGGATGCCGTCGTCCACGAATTGCTGCTGCTTAACACTGGGTACATTGATATCATCGCTCCACATTTCAAACTCGTGGCTATCCAGGGAATCATCAGAGTCACTGTTCTGTGTCGAAGTGTACTGATTGCAGACATTTTCGTCCGTCGTCTGGATTTCCACCCTGCTTTTAAAACTGACAGCGTCTAGCGATAAGGCGTCGCAGGAATTCGATGAGTGACCAAAGTCAGCGTCCTGCCCGATGTTTCTGGTCGTCACTCCTCCGTGTTCGCCGGGGTTCTGACCACCGTTTTCTTGGTCCTGGTACTCTTGTTGCTGCGCCACTGTCATCATCCTCGTGCCCCGTTTTTAACAAATTGCCAGCATCACCCGCGAATATTCTTCCTTGTCTGGATTCTCTCCAGAGACATCTGTCTACcgttccttcttcttcctttatTGAACAACGGGTTTTCTCCTTATTTCTCTGACGCACGTTCGACAAAGATTACAATGTGCGTATTATATTTAGAGTCCGCGGTGATACACATCATACAATGTTCTTTCTCATACAATGAGTTACGCGCCGCGTGCCGTGTAGTTCTTTTGCGGTAGATATGAAACCGACGCTCATGTCGTAGGTACTCATATGTTGGGTTCGCAGAGATGACCGTGATAGTCATTCAACCAGACTTAACTAATTGTGGAAGTCGCAGGCACAGACGAGAATCATGAAATGCATATGTCACACGAAAcatgtgttttttttaatggaattatttcagaattttaataattgtcAATATTTACACATAAGACTtgagtttttaaaattatgacaTGGGCATATTTATCGCGTGCCGgggttttcaaattcaaatccgCATTTAAACGATACCGCGCTATATCACGTGATCCCAGTCTGTGTGTTCTAAAAGTCATCTTACCGCCAACTAGACGAGGATCGAAATTCACCGCACGGCAAAATTTCCgtgtatttttgaattttgccgtTTTGAATCGAAGCAATTACGTGCAGGTTATTAATTACCATATCACCTACGctgaaatttctttatttttaatttattctgcAGTGTAGAATTTTGCTAAGACTGATTTCTGATTGGAGAAATATAGTATGTATGTGCACGTAAATATGGTGCGTGATTGATACCATGAACTGAATTTAATGTGATGTACATGGATTGAGGTAACATTGGGTATATGGacccaatttttcgaaatgagaAATAATCGTACTGTAAACAAATGTCACAAgctattataatttttgatccCTATAACGCATTAGATCAACACTATTCTGATTCCAGTACACTTAGTTTTACTGATTCTACTTCAAACTTGATAGCCCAAAGATTGGAGGAGTCAACTTATCGAGTCTATAACACAggtcgatgaatttttttcttctgagcttatatataaataagtaaatttgattttgtacatcgaataataaccaaaatctTCGTTTATTACTAAtgaagtttgcttttgtcttttttacgtCCCGAAGTTCTTGGTTGGTAGCTGATCTGAGTGCATATTTAGAAGAACAaggaaaactttttcaccaAGATATGATGGACGTTGAACGACATTATCAAGGTCATTAGTATAATGAGAGCATGACTTGAGATTTTGAGCTTTGAGTTTGGGATTTGACACGAGAGAGTTCATACAATCATAGAAgaagtacaaaaaatattcgtttctGAACTTTCTTGAACAATTCTTTTAGATTTGtagtatattattaattatcaattttcaataaaagtgATTTATATACGAAAGTGAAGTTTGTTTAGTtgtaatttacaataaatgtttgaaaaaatagacaatttttctgaaaatccgAAATACCACTCTAGTTTCtgcaaaagcaaactttatctaatacacaattttttctattagtTACATGGAAGAAATGACAATTTGACATCTAGAACccagactcaaaattcgtgtCCACCGGTGTAATGGTAACAGAGAAGAAATTTATCAGACAAAACTATGAATTTACGGAAAGACTAATAAGGAAACGTTTAAAGGAGAGCTACTTTACATCGTATAAtggtattttattatactcgTACAATATTACGGCGTGGGGGACCAATGTGGCCACgttgttataatattatacaacgCGTCACCAGGGCTCAGAGTTTTCGAAACCTGACGGTGCCCTAAAAGTTTATAATCGGCAGCAATTTTCCCGGACTTTACTCCAATTTCAATAAGTTGCTGAAGTGCGTTCATCTGGTGATCCGAAGGTGCAACGGTATTGTATGTCCCAATGAAAGAGATTCCAATGCTTCTCGAGTTGTAACCGTAGGCATGTGCCCCGACATGGTCCCAGCCGCGTCCAATGTAGGCGTAAGCATCACCGCCGATCAAAAAGTTGTAAGCAATATCGGACCAATTTCTTGACTCTATATGAAACGTCTGAGCGAAGCGGACCCGAAACGTGCACGTCGACTGCGTGTCGCAAAATTCCGTCGCGGTGTGACTGATGATCACATAAGGAACCGGATGTTTCAACTTTCCTAGGGGTTCCGTTGGCGGTTGGGCGCCCCACTCGTTCCGTGTGACGAATCTCAGATTGTTGAATGGTAGACCTGCGGAATTATCCAGAATATAATCAAACGTCGTAAGTAGTTACACAAATTAATTGTACCCTCCGGTCAGAAGAAACGTCAAAGTTTGTTGTACACACCGCTAATGTTCGTCGATGAGTCGGAAAATGAGGGCGTAACTGGGTTTAGCGGCAAGTTCGAATCCCGTGAGAGTAAGACCACACTGACGACCACCGCTGCAACCAGGCAGGATCCCATCGCACACATCAAAGCTACGCATCTCCATGTTAAAAGCAAAGCGCAGAATTGCGATactgaaataaattacattTCTTTAAAGAATCAATCGAACTTAATGGACCAATTTTATTTACCTATTTAtgttcataaaattttggtccttttttaaatacaatcaTTGACTAACTGTAtgagatgaaattttaattttcagcgtaaaaaatgtatcatcatatgtattttcaacaattaattCAGAGTACGACGGTAAGGATTATAATTATCTCTCATAAACTCTGCCTGAAATCGCTGCGACTGAGTATAACCCAAGGATTTCCGAATATTTTAAATGACAGCGTATGCGGTCCGCGTTAATGGAATAACAAGTGTTAATAGTCCACGTCCATATGTTTACATTCGTCAATTTCAAGGCGGCAGTGAATAGCTACGTCATCTCTGTAGTTTTGCCAGGGAAGTGTTCGCACTTAAGAACCCCAGCGCATCCTTTAACGCttataaattcattaaatACTTCGATTGGTGAAATTTCGGAGAACCAATTTTTAGCACTAACAGGCTTCCGctaaaaaaacgaaaggtcTCCGTATGACCGCGGTTCAAAGTACCTAAATCCGGTGATTCGATAAAAACACTGGAAATCTCTACCACAGCCCTGTATTTACGTCTGACTCGTGTTTACCCGTGTTTAAAATATCTGTTTACGAACTTTCACCGCAATCATGCTACCTATGGACTGCGCTGTACCgataattataacaatttCCTCGTTTGTCAAGGCCTTGCAATTCCTTCGAATACAGTATCCCTGTTTCAACAAAGCGTGAGGATAATCCGCAAGCGGGAAGTTAAACTGCGGATACGCAGATACATATAAGAATTATCAATTAGCCATTAAATTGTCCAAAAAATATCAGTTCACTCGAAATCATAACTACTAATGGATCGCTGTATAGTTTTCATTTGGTTACTAAAGCTACTCACTTCGGCGATTACAAATCTACCAAAAACCGGCAACACCGTCTATTGGTACTTaagtgaaaaacgaaaaggGTGAAAGACAATATTGCGATAAATAAAGCGCACGTATTATATTAACCAGTATTAAACAGCGGTCTGTTTATCTGCGCGTTAAGTAGATGATGGCGGCCATGCTAAACTGCAAGTTTTTTCACTCAAGATCTGAGAATGTTTCTAAACTCGACATTTTAAAAACTCGGATACTTTTGCACGATCCAAGCACGATTGAGAAGTGTTGAACCTTATTAAAGTTTTATCCGCGTCTTTGACGCGTATATAAAGAAGTTATACGCAACCCTAGAAGGCCTCCTATGTATAAGGGGCATTCTACGTCAAATTCGCAGCCTATGTACCTTTTTTCTTTAACCAACATGGAAATACAAAAAACTGATGAAAAACATAGTAAATATCAAGATCCCACTATCGTGTGTTGCttaaaaatcacatttcaaatcatagaatctgtgtaaatttttccagatttaaaaaaatgacgttttcggaattggttgttccattttttcaaatttcactaTATAAAATTCCGAGACTTTTTTTGGGTCGGTATGAACATCATACtaagaaattattaaaatcgaAGACGATGAAGTACATGGATtgctaatttgacgtggaatgcctcaCATAACCATCATATTATCACGGACCGTCAATGATCCGTACGACGTCAAGGCGTCAAAGCCGCAATATGCAACTCAGACCACTTTAATCACGTTATCCATTCACAGCGTAGTGCACTGTTATACACGTTGCGGTAGAAGCAACGACGAAATCTTCGAGTAACGCAATAAAATATGCCTTGTACGGTATGCAATAAAAACTATGATGACACATGATTTTTGATTGTGACACTGAAAACACTGATACTATCGATAATCACCTTTACCATCGTCCTGCACGTTTCGAGGATCCGCCGATTTGGCCTCAGGATCAACATATCGATTCGGTATGAAATCGGTTGGCAATCTATTGCTGGGTAGTTTCGAACTAGAATCACGATTCAGATCATCCTCGACCAAGCCGTCCTCGGCAACGTTTGGATTCGCGTAAACAATTTGCTTGATGGTAACGGGACCATTGTAAAAAGTCTTGTTCCCAAAGTGGACGTTTGACGAGTTCTTCACGCAAACATCACCGAACGAGGGTGCCTCGCTGACGGGAAGAGCGACACCGTTGTCGAACTGCTGCTGTTGGGACAGGGGAACACTGAGATCGTTGTTCCAGGAACCGGTCTCATCTCCCTCCAGGGAATCATCAACGTCACTGTAGATGGACAAACTGGACTGACTGGCAACTTCGTCGGTCCGACGGACGTCGGTGCCAGGCCCAATTCGAACACAGACAGCGGAGTCTGTTCCGTAGCCCCGATCTTCCAGAGACGAGGTAGCGTCATCGTCGACGTCCCTGATCGTCACGCCCCGACGATCATCAGGTGTCTGATCATCGTCGTTCAACTGGTTACGCTCCTGGTGCTCGTGCTTGTCCTGATCATGGTggtactgctgctgctgcgcgACCGTCACCATCCCCACGCTCGGTTCATAGCTGGCTTTAGTCAGCTTAGCTTTGCGTCCTCGACAATCGAATGTTCGCAGCTAATTGTAAGTGTCCGCCCGCCAGTTCCTCTCCTTCGTTGGTACCAAAAAACGTTGTCACTGCCTCCTTTTTTCCGTCACTAATTTGTAAGTATTATGCTGTCTTTGGCCGATAGTTCAGCTCTAAATGTTCATGATCACTGTTTAGGTACCAGCCATCAGCCGATACATTCTCTTGAGGTATTGATATTCCAAATGATTATAACGTTGTTTAGTCCGTGCAATTGGTGCACCTGTTACGGCATACAATTATTGACatagatattatatatacacatatacgtcagttatatgcatatatgacACGCAAATGAAAAAGCCAAACTCCCATCGTGGATGTATGAGACTGGATAGCTAATGTTACTCCTACAAAGAGATGACTCACCTGACAATTGGAACTGCATATGGAGAGGATTAACTGCAGTTCTATAACGCCTGTCACGAATCAAGGCTAACTTCAGATCGGTGAAATCGCGGCACCATCGCTCTTCGCACCGCTTTTACTTCTGTATGATCGCCGGCGGTGAAACTGCGCGAGGAAATTCCGCGTCCGAATTGATGAGCATACATTAACCGTCGATGTCACTGTTCACTGGTGAAGAACATGGACTATTCGACTCTCGTTCTATCCTTCGACGCCAATGGATGTCGTCCCCTTCCTCCACGACGATCGTTTCTTTCTCAATATTCCAACATGCAGCAAACTGTGTGTAACATGCAGATGTGTGGCAGTCACGAACGTTCGAACCACAGACGGAAGTATGAACCTGACTGTAAACACGTTTTTACTTCGCCATACATACACGTAGACTGTACTGTGGGTTTGTTATAACGTTGTGCGGTATGTGTGTACAGAAACAGTGATTCGTTAAATAACTCGTCACACGATCTCAACTTTGGCTTTTAATACtttattcgaaattcgaacACGGAGAGTCGTTAAGCCGAGTTCTGCCAGTCATTAAGTTTAGAATTGGTTCAACTGTTTTTCGGGAAATTACGGTCGCCAGTCACGTCGTTAATGCGTCTAAGGCTCATTTTCAATCGCAATAGTTGTAACACAACTTTCGTCAGCTATTGTTCCTAATCAATATCGGACTTGACTGAAGTTAGTGGCAAGGTTTGCTCTTATCAAAATTCTAAATCCGACGTAGATTCGAAAAAAGGAGTTTGATTCCGAGGCCAGGACCTTGCGGTGAATTCTTTTCTTCCACACCAGTTTCAAGTTTCAGAGAAAACAAGCCCGACAATGAATCCAAAGTTCATGAGAATCGTATAGTCGTATTGCGATGACGTCTTGATACCGATGAAAAACACACTAAATGAGAATCTATTGAACGAAGCACAGAATCAGGCGTTAGAAAAATCTATTTTGCTTTATAAGGTTCCGGATGTTCTTCAGATTGCTGtgatttgttgattttttgtaaaataacgttcctttcatttttattttccgttaCTTCTGAGCTTCACAATAAGGTTTGCACTTTGTAACCGCCTTAAGATGGAAAAACCGGACTTCGATAAACTGCAGAGGCTATCGTCGAGAACTGAACAAcgtttataggtatatattgcAATACCGATCTTTTCGTTCGCATCAGATAGCAGAATGTAAAACAAACAAAGCGTGTGTATATAGACAGTGTGTGTACGACCCTGTTATGAGGAATTGAGATAACGTGCTAATTATTGACATGATAATACTGTTAAAATGACAAAGAAGATTAGCTGCGGTTGAGGAACGAGACAATATGCTACAATTATTCTAATATTATTTCCCGTGGGCATGAAAGAGTGTCGATTGTTGTTATTGGGAAATCTTATTTCGATCACGACTGGCGGTAGATTGTGCAATTGATAAGAAGTAAAGTTTTGCGCAAGAGTCAATGCGCAGTTATGATTTCGCGTTTCTATTTTCGAAACGATTTTAAGGATAAATAAAGTAATGGCATTTAATTCTGATACCGATTCACTGCTACCAAGTAACGGGACTTGATTGCAGgcaattcaaggaaaattattCCGATCAACACGCAGAAAGGATTATCGCGAACTAATCACGTAAGTTCAAGCAGGTCTCCGTTAACAGGGAAAAATACCAGAATTAAAACCAATGGCAACATGATCCGGTGTAATTGCAAAAAGATAACGTGTCTGTCTGGGTGCGTTTCTTATTCTGAGAAACTTGTATATCGCGTTTAACCGGCGGCAATAAAACGTGCCCAAGATTTCTGCTTGTGTGTTTCTTCTTTGACTGCAACCTTTGCACCGCTAATTGCAGCGGCTTGTTACTGTTCGCAGTAGTTTTATCTTTGATGCAGCAAATTTCGTCGATGTAgcatatacataaatatattcgatgccgaattattataattgttatattttttcttgttttgttaatataaatttatgatatAAATCGTATATCAAAAATATCGTTTGCAGAATAATGGAAATTAAGGTATACTAAACGTAATTCACACAATAATTTTAATGCGTATAGATATAATATGtgcaaatttgattttttaaatatttgagtaaaatttttgcaattagAATCACGGAATTATGTGAAAGGGATTACACCGGTCAACACAAATTTTCAGTCTGGGTTCTAGATATCAAATTGTCATTTCACCGACGTaacaaataaaagaaataataattttttcagacaattttAACTTTTGTCGAAACTAGATTCGAGAAAATTCTGTTATGATATCCGTCATTGGTGATTATGGAATTAATTAGGTAAAATACAAGCAACGAAAAGCAGGATAGCATTTACTGAAACGAGGAATTGAACTAAAGAAACTTCACAGTCAGGTTATTGCCTGGGAATCCTGAGAAAAGCTTACTGGAATACTTGAAGCAGCGACCTCACTATTCTAACAGATACACTGAATAACGATTTACTATAAACAACACAGGTCGacagaaaagtttttttgttcGAGTTtatacaaaagcaaactttattttattagttacgcgggaaaatttaaatttgacgTCTATAAACCAGACTCAAAACACGTCTTGACCGGTGTATTCTGTCTTTGGTTTACGTAACGTGGATACTTGTTTATTTTGGGCGCATCGGACGAACTCCGACATCTCACGCTGATTCTGAAAGGCGAATAAGGAAAAACGTACGAGCATCATTCCCATTAATATGCGTATGTTAATGTGAACTGTGATTCCCCACTGGATTAAGTCGCACACCAGGCCAGTAGCCGGTGAATCTTTAAGAGCGGCGTAACACTGCAACTAACGATAGTTTACCATCGACAGAGCTGCATGAAAGGCAATCACTTTTGCAAAAACGCGCGTGCATTTGCCAGTCAAACATGGGTTACGAACTACGCCGAGATAACCCAGCAACCGATGCTGATACATCGAAAGTATTAGGTACGAAAATTTGTACATCTTGAATAATTGCGTAGCGTCAACTAATGAATCAGTGAATATATGTTGATGCatctgtattttttcacaaaagaCAAGTGCGAATTACACGACATCGTCTCAGAGATGCTGTTTGTCAATTCAGTACCCGTATAGCTATATAGTATATTTTACATGAGTGAAAATTGACTGAAGTGCACAGCTTCTGTTCCGGGGAAAATTGCTGATCCGAATAAGTGGCAGgatgaaatttacaaataagTTTCCCAACGTGAAGAGGATACAGAGGTATTATGTTTAAGGTACACAAAGGCGAGTTATCCTGTTGACTTGGCAAATATTGGCTTTCATATTGGGATTGTTCCTCATTGCCGCAGTAATTACAATTTTGGCCTTGCTTCGGCGAGATTCATGCTGTTCGTCACCGAGCTACGATTATCCAGAATCTCTCATTTCATCGATGGATGGTGATGGTAATGTGAACTAATATGGAAAATTTACAATCATTCGTTGCTATGGTGTTTAAGTTGATTGGAAATTTATTGTGAAATCTTTGCATAACAGTATCGATTCATACAGAATGATGTGGAATTCATTGATACGTTTTTTTACACAGATCTACCGTCGAACTTGCCGCTGACCCAGGTTAACACCACATTTTCCGACTCACCGACGAACATTAGCGGTGTGTACAACAAACCTTGACGTTTCCCTGACCAGGGGTTACAATTAATGTTTGTAACTCGTTACAACGTTTCATTATAATCTGGATAATTGCGCAGGTCTACCAATAAACAATCTGAGATTCGTCACACGGAACGAGTGGGGCGCCCAACCGCCAACGGAACCCCTAGGAAAGTTGAAACATCCGGTTCCTTATGTGATCATCAGTCACACCGCGACGGAATTTTGCGACACGCAGTCGACGTGCGCGTTTCGGGTCTGCTTCGCCCAGGTGTTTCACATGGAGTCAAGAAATTGGTCGGATATTGCTTACAACTTTTTGATCGGCGGTGATGCTTACGCCTACATTGGACGCGGCTGGGACCATGTCGGGGCACATGCCTACGGTTACAACTCGAGAAGCATTGGAATCTCTTTCATTGGGACATACAATACCGTTGCACCTTCGGATCACCAGATGAACGCACTTCAGCAACTTATTGAAATTGGAGTAAAGTCCGGGAAAATTGCTGCCGATTATAAACTTTTAGGGCACCGTCAGGTTTCGAAAACTCCGAGCCCTGGTGACGcgttgtataatattataacaacGTGGCCACATTGGTCCCCCACGCCGTAATATTGTACGAGTACAGTGGATTGCTATTATACGAATTGGCATAACGCTTTTTGTAATATgaccttttttttccaattcacgGTCTTTGCTACAAAATTTCTCATCTGTTACCCTTGTGAATTTGATTAGTTCACTCCTAAATTTTGGGTAGTCTAGTTTTTAGGTGAAGTATAAGTAACAAGACGGAATACAGTTTTTCCGCGATACTTGTCATCACACATTAAAAGGAAAGAGTTTATCGGTATAACCGACAAATTTTCGTGACGATCTCGAAAACGGCCGAGTGAAAAATCTGGAACTGACAGGACTTTGcagcaaaataaaaaagttttgatggaaaaattaaaagaataagatatttataaatttttaaaaacaaatatgtaaagattcgttgaaattataaaaagtgattttcgaccataaccaatatttttcttacgtcGCCAAAGatgataaaaagtaaaaacataagaaaagaagcaaaaagtgaatttttgtttgaaaaaaattatattcaaacgTACTGCGCAAAGGAATGCCTTGTTAAATGATATAAGATTAAAGAAACTTATTCAGTCAAAATCGACATGGataatttcttataaaaaGACGCCTTTCAGCGCGGCGTCTCTCACCTATaatcaaatttccaaaatagTGGCCATTCATTCTGTCAAAAAGTTCCACATAAATTTAACTGACATTATTTCGAACTTTCCGGGAAAACGGGACGACAAGGAAATTTTGATCCTAGTACGCTGATTCTGATCCCAGTGCAATTCTACGCCTCTCATAATTTTCACAAGGCCACATTCGAGAATGAGATCAAACACAgctgataattattatttttcgttatCTGTTATATGTTCGTAATTCTTGGGtttttccaacaatattcCAGCTTATATCTTCTGTTTTgtaatttctttcaagtcaCAACATATACGATTACAACTGTGAGCATTTAATTATGCTTACACTATTCGCCGTCCAATCATATTACCGTCACTTGCGTCTCGCTGTAACGAGTCTCGCACTGATAACTTTCTGGGAAATTTTATTGCGATAAAGCGACAC
The sequence above is drawn from the Neodiprion pinetum isolate iyNeoPine1 chromosome 2, iyNeoPine1.2, whole genome shotgun sequence genome and encodes:
- the LOC124211171 gene encoding uncharacterized protein — its product is MVTVAQQQQYHHDQDKHEHQERNQLNDDDQTPDDRRGVTIRDVDDDATSSLEDRGYGTDSAVCVRIGPGTDVRRTDEVASQSSLSIYSDVDDSLEGDETGSWNNDLSVPLSQQQQFDNGVALPVSEAPSFGDVCVKNSSNVHFGNKTFYNGPVTIKQIVYANPNVAEDGLVEDDLNRDSSSKLPSNRLPTDFIPNRYVDPEAKSADPRNVQDDGKVSQFCALLLTWRCVALMCAMGSCLVAAVVVSVVLLSRDSNLPLNPVTPSFSDSSTNISGLPFNNLRFVTRNEWGAQPPTEPLGKLKHPVPYVIISHTATEFCDTQSTCTFRVRFAQTFHIESRNWSDIAYNFLIGGDAYAYIGRGWDHVGAHAYGYNSRSIGISFIGTYNTVAPSDHQMNALQQLIEIGVKSGKIAADYKLLGHRQVSKTLSPGDALYNIITTWPHWSPTPKRGTRMMTVAQQQEYQDQENGGQNPGEHGGVTTRNIGQDADFGHSSNSCDALSLDAVSFKSRVEIQTTDENVCNQYTSTQNSDSDDSLDSHEFEMWSDDINVPSVKQQQFVDDGILLPISDAPAFGDVCVKDSTNVHIGNKTFYQGPVTIKQIVYAKSTVSDDGLGEEFSESGEKVPKHEDLKTSTKPVDPQNVQDDRKVTQWRSLLSTWQSIALMCTLMCTVGFCLVTTFVSAVLLLRDTELPSIPIFFRVSDWLTDGDVTQWWAFLLSWRSIALMCAMGSCVVAAVVVNMALYSQDLNMPSISTVTKISDSSVDINGLPLGTMIRFVTRDEWGAQPPVEPAARLKHPVPYVIISHTATDFCHTQSSCVYRVRLVQCYHIESRNWCDIAYNFLIGGDGYVYIGRNWDYVGAHSYDYNARSIGISFIGTYNTVTPSKHQLHALQQLVDLGVTTGRIARNYKLLGHRQVSRTLSPGDALYNVIKTYPHWSPTP
- the LOC124213317 gene encoding peptidoglycan recognition protein-like isoform X2; translation: MDVVPFLHDDRFFLNIPTCSKLCVTCRCVAVTNVRTTDGSTQRRVILLTWQILAFILGLFLIAAVITILALLRRDSCCSSPSYDYPESLISSMDGDDLPSNLPLTQVNTTFSDSPTNISGLPINNLRFVTRNEWGAQPPTEPLGKLKHPVPYVIISHTATEFCDTQSTCAFRVCFAQVFHMESRNWSDIAYNFLIGGDAYAYIGRGWDHVGAHAYGYNSRSIGISFIGTYNTVAPSDHQMNALQQLIEIGVKSGKIAADYKLLGHRQVSKTPSPGDALYNIITTWPHWSPTP
- the LOC124213317 gene encoding peptidoglycan recognition protein-like isoform X3 — protein: MDVVPFLHDDRFFLNIPTCSKLCVTCRCVAVTNVRTTDGKLHERQSLLQKRACICQSNMGYELRRDNPATDADTSKVLDLPSNLPLTQVNTTFSDSPTNISGLPINNLRFVTRNEWGAQPPTEPLGKLKHPVPYVIISHTATEFCDTQSTCAFRVCFAQVFHMESRNWSDIAYNFLIGGDAYAYIGRGWDHVGAHAYGYNSRSIGISFIGTYNTVAPSDHQMNALQQLIEIGVKSGKIAADYKLLGHRQVSKTPSPGDALYNIITTWPHWSPTP
- the LOC124213317 gene encoding peptidoglycan recognition protein 1-like isoform X1, translated to MDVVPFLHDDRFFLNIPTCSKLCVTCRCVAVTNVRTTDGKLHERQSLLQKRACICQSNMGYELRRDNPATDADTSKVLGTQRRVILLTWQILAFILGLFLIAAVITILALLRRDSCCSSPSYDYPESLISSMDGDDLPSNLPLTQVNTTFSDSPTNISGLPINNLRFVTRNEWGAQPPTEPLGKLKHPVPYVIISHTATEFCDTQSTCAFRVCFAQVFHMESRNWSDIAYNFLIGGDAYAYIGRGWDHVGAHAYGYNSRSIGISFIGTYNTVAPSDHQMNALQQLIEIGVKSGKIAADYKLLGHRQVSKTPSPGDALYNIITTWPHWSPTP
- the LOC124213317 gene encoding peptidoglycan recognition protein-like isoform X4 — encoded protein: MGYELRRDNPATDADTSKVLGTQRRVILLTWQILAFILGLFLIAAVITILALLRRDSCCSSPSYDYPESLISSMDGDDLPSNLPLTQVNTTFSDSPTNISGLPINNLRFVTRNEWGAQPPTEPLGKLKHPVPYVIISHTATEFCDTQSTCAFRVCFAQVFHMESRNWSDIAYNFLIGGDAYAYIGRGWDHVGAHAYGYNSRSIGISFIGTYNTVAPSDHQMNALQQLIEIGVKSGKIAADYKLLGHRQVSKTPSPGDALYNIITTWPHWSPTP